One segment of Thermogemmatispora onikobensis DNA contains the following:
- the recF gene encoding DNA replication/repair protein RecF (All proteins in this family for which functions are known are DNA-binding proteins that assist the filamentation of RecA onto DNA for the initiation of recombination or recombinational repair.), translating into MHLVHLALTDFRNYRQLDLPLGPGLFLFCGDNAQGKTNLLEAVSMIATSTSFHATADREVVNWYAPDHLARLDARVRRRDGELHVEIVIFDPTPPLLGSGEQAVRPPHWPGGTQRKRIKINEVPRRALDLIGSMTNVLFAPADLHLVDGSPDERRRFIDRSLCQVRPRYCQALQQYRKVTMQRAALLKRIRDYHEDPRLLDYLDERLTLLATMIMFERERMLSALNELAAPFQEQLSGGREQLQIVYRPSFQPQPQRSLTEAQEHYLRQLHAVRQKEIHQGVCLLGPHRDDLEFLVNGMSVITYGSRGQQRTVALATKFAELAYMRAATGDEPVLLLDDVFSELDQRRREQLLQAILDHEQVLLTTTDAAHFPPEVLERASKFQVVNGQLHPW; encoded by the coding sequence ATGCACCTCGTACATCTCGCGCTGACCGACTTTCGCAACTATAGACAGCTTGATCTGCCTCTGGGGCCGGGCCTTTTTCTCTTCTGCGGGGACAACGCTCAGGGCAAGACAAACCTGCTGGAAGCCGTCTCGATGATCGCGACGAGCACTTCGTTTCACGCCACGGCAGATCGCGAGGTGGTCAACTGGTATGCGCCCGACCATCTGGCCCGCCTCGATGCGCGCGTCCGGCGACGCGATGGCGAGTTGCATGTGGAAATCGTCATCTTCGATCCGACGCCTCCGCTGTTGGGCAGTGGCGAGCAGGCGGTTCGCCCCCCCCACTGGCCCGGCGGTACGCAGCGCAAGCGCATCAAGATCAACGAGGTGCCCCGCCGGGCGCTTGATCTTATCGGCAGCATGACCAATGTGCTCTTCGCCCCCGCCGATCTCCATCTGGTCGATGGCTCGCCCGACGAGCGTCGACGTTTTATCGATCGCAGTCTATGCCAGGTGCGCCCTCGCTATTGCCAGGCGCTGCAGCAGTATCGGAAGGTCACTATGCAGCGCGCCGCTCTGCTGAAGCGCATCCGCGACTACCACGAAGACCCTCGCCTGCTGGACTACCTCGATGAGCGACTGACGCTGCTGGCTACGATGATCATGTTCGAGCGCGAGCGCATGCTCTCGGCTCTCAACGAGCTGGCGGCGCCGTTTCAGGAGCAACTGAGTGGAGGACGCGAGCAGCTGCAGATTGTCTATCGCCCTTCCTTCCAGCCTCAGCCGCAGCGCTCGCTCACTGAGGCTCAGGAGCATTATCTGAGACAGCTCCACGCTGTGCGGCAAAAGGAGATCCACCAGGGAGTCTGCTTGCTGGGGCCGCACCGAGACGATCTGGAGTTCTTGGTCAATGGGATGAGCGTGATCACCTACGGCTCGCGCGGGCAGCAACGCACGGTGGCCCTGGCGACAAAGTTCGCCGAGCTGGCCTATATGCGGGCCGCAACGGGAGACGAGCCGGTGCTGTTGCTGGACGATGTCTTCAGCGAGCTGGATCAGCGGCGACGGGAGCAGCTCCTGCAGGCCATCCTCGATCATGAGCAGGTGCTGCTGACCACGACTGACGCTGCTCATTTTCCTCCAGAGGTGCTGGAGCGGGCCTCTAAGTTCCAGGTGGTCAACGGCCAGCTGCACCCCTGGTGA
- the ruvB gene encoding Holliday junction branch migration DNA helicase RuvB: MSDRLVSPRVSQEEEIIESSLRPRRLSEYIGQERIKENLAILLEAARRRNEPVDHVLLYGPPGLGKTTLCNIIAAEMGVNLKTTSGPAIEHAGDLASILTSLQEGEVLFIDEIHRLARAVEERLYSAMEDFAIDVVIGKGPGARSLRISLPPFTVVGATTRVGALSAPLRDRFGAIYRLEYYGVEALKQILRRSARILRVPAEEEGIEEIATRARGTPRIVNRLLRRVRDYAQVKADGVITREIARAALDALEIDHIGLDQTDRHLLLTIIHKFDGGPVGLETLAASTSEDPETIEDVYEPYLLQLGFIARTPRGRVATRLAYEHLGINPPAPGLAGRSSAAQSPAAGAGPELWTAGEARERSTASSDGEAAH; the protein is encoded by the coding sequence ATGAGCGACCGGCTCGTCTCGCCGCGCGTGAGCCAGGAAGAGGAGATTATCGAGAGCAGTCTGCGCCCCCGCCGCTTGTCCGAGTATATTGGGCAAGAGCGCATTAAGGAGAATCTCGCTATTTTGCTGGAGGCGGCCCGGCGCAGGAATGAACCTGTGGATCATGTTCTGTTGTATGGGCCGCCTGGCCTGGGCAAGACCACGCTCTGTAATATTATTGCCGCCGAGATGGGGGTCAATCTGAAAACGACCTCCGGCCCGGCCATCGAGCACGCCGGCGATCTCGCCTCCATCTTGACCTCGCTGCAAGAGGGCGAGGTGCTCTTTATTGATGAGATCCATCGGCTCGCGCGTGCCGTGGAGGAGCGCCTCTATTCGGCGATGGAGGACTTCGCCATCGATGTGGTGATTGGCAAGGGGCCGGGGGCTCGCTCGCTGCGGATCTCTTTGCCGCCTTTCACCGTGGTCGGGGCCACAACGCGCGTTGGCGCTCTTTCGGCTCCCTTACGCGACCGCTTCGGAGCCATCTATCGCCTGGAATATTATGGTGTTGAAGCCCTCAAGCAGATTCTGCGCCGCTCGGCGCGCATCTTGCGCGTCCCTGCTGAGGAGGAGGGCATTGAAGAAATCGCGACCCGGGCCCGAGGCACGCCGCGCATTGTCAATCGTCTGCTGCGGCGCGTGCGCGATTATGCTCAGGTCAAGGCTGACGGCGTGATTACGCGCGAGATCGCCCGTGCTGCCCTCGATGCTCTGGAAATCGATCACATTGGCCTGGACCAGACCGACCGTCATCTCTTGCTGACCATTATCCATAAGTTCGATGGGGGGCCGGTCGGCCTTGAGACGCTGGCGGCCAGCACGAGCGAGGACCCGGAGACGATCGAAGATGTCTACGAGCCATACCTGCTCCAGCTCGGCTTTATTGCCCGCACCCCGCGTGGGCGAGTCGCCACGCGCCTGGCCTATGAGCACCTCGGCATCAATCCTCCTGCTCCTGGCCTGGCCGGGCGTTCCTCCGCCGCTCAAAGTCCAGCCGCTGGCGCTGGTCCCGAGCTGTGGACCGCCGGCGAGGCTCGCGAGCGCTCGACGGCCTCTTCTGATGGCGAGGCGGCGCACTGA
- a CDS encoding WD40 repeat domain-containing protein, translating into MINRSSRYAVSQPSRPPSRVWLFARANATATAGGHSGNGVATATAAKAATGVLAVSTPGTTLYVYRDHRNWVRTLDWSPDGTCIASASMDGTVQVWEAATGSERFTYTGHRGQVLTLAWSPNGAYVATGGNDRTMQIWNAADGERLLSRRDHARYILALAWSPVGARLASGSEDGLVEIWSLKDGDIIFTYDGHSHKVLALAWSPEGECVASASWDGTLQVWEASNGHQLFAPVQHGTPLGALAWSPDGQYLACGGFGGQVYLWHATTGEALCSYVAHPGWVNALAWSPDGRYLASGGDDGKVHLWELAAREITFTYAGHSDQVNALAWSPDGNRIASAGDDQTVQVWFTP; encoded by the coding sequence ATGATCAACCGCTCCAGCCGCTACGCCGTCTCTCAGCCTTCCCGTCCACCTTCACGAGTCTGGCTTTTCGCCCGCGCAAACGCCACTGCCACAGCCGGTGGCCATAGCGGCAACGGTGTAGCGACAGCGACAGCAGCAAAAGCAGCGACGGGGGTCCTGGCCGTGTCCACACCTGGAACGACGCTCTATGTTTATCGCGACCATCGCAACTGGGTGCGTACGCTGGACTGGTCGCCCGATGGGACATGTATCGCTTCTGCCAGCATGGACGGCACGGTGCAAGTCTGGGAGGCCGCCACGGGCAGCGAGCGCTTTACCTATACCGGGCATCGGGGCCAGGTTCTGACGCTGGCCTGGTCGCCTAATGGGGCCTATGTAGCAACAGGTGGTAACGATCGGACCATGCAGATATGGAATGCCGCCGATGGTGAGCGGCTGCTCTCGCGTCGCGACCACGCGCGCTACATTCTGGCCCTGGCCTGGTCACCAGTGGGGGCCAGGCTGGCTTCTGGCAGCGAAGACGGCCTGGTGGAGATTTGGAGTTTGAAGGACGGCGACATCATCTTTACCTACGATGGTCACAGCCATAAGGTGCTGGCTCTGGCCTGGTCGCCAGAGGGAGAGTGTGTCGCTTCGGCCTCCTGGGATGGCACCCTGCAGGTCTGGGAGGCGAGCAATGGTCATCAGCTCTTTGCCCCTGTGCAGCATGGCACCCCGCTCGGGGCCTTAGCCTGGTCGCCTGACGGCCAGTATCTGGCCTGCGGCGGCTTCGGAGGCCAGGTCTATCTCTGGCATGCGACCACAGGCGAGGCTCTCTGCAGCTACGTGGCCCATCCCGGTTGGGTCAACGCCCTGGCCTGGTCCCCTGATGGGCGCTACCTGGCCTCTGGCGGGGACGACGGCAAGGTCCACCTCTGGGAGCTGGCCGCACGCGAGATTACCTTCACCTACGCCGGTCACAGCGATCAAGTCAATGCCCTGGCCTGGTCCCCTGATGGGAACCGCATCGCCTCCGCCGGCGATGACCAGACTGTGCAAGTCTGGTTCACTCCTTGA
- a CDS encoding class I SAM-dependent methyltransferase, with protein sequence MQSIHHPLFAAVYERLSRAGGEWEEALRREVVGAAQGHVLEVGAGTGLNFAYYDPRRVEGVEAVEPDPAMLRYAQRRQGEAPVPLRLHQARVEELPFANETFDSALATLVFCSVEEPARGFAEIRRVLKPGGLLLLAEHVRAASPVTARLQDLLTPLTRRCAGNCHWNRATLTTLAGAGLRVISRRDEGGGLMPLVIVRAVKE encoded by the coding sequence ATGCAGAGTATTCATCATCCGCTTTTTGCCGCCGTTTACGAGCGGCTGAGCCGGGCAGGAGGAGAGTGGGAGGAGGCCCTTAGAAGGGAAGTAGTAGGGGCAGCCCAGGGCCATGTTCTGGAGGTGGGGGCTGGCACGGGGCTAAACTTCGCCTATTACGACCCTCGTCGAGTGGAGGGGGTCGAGGCAGTTGAACCAGACCCGGCTATGCTGCGCTATGCGCAGCGGCGCCAGGGGGAGGCCCCTGTGCCCTTGCGGCTGCACCAGGCCCGTGTAGAAGAGCTACCCTTTGCCAACGAAACCTTTGACAGCGCGCTTGCCACCCTGGTCTTTTGTTCGGTTGAGGAGCCGGCGCGAGGCTTCGCCGAGATTCGGCGGGTGCTCAAGCCGGGCGGCCTCTTGCTCCTGGCAGAGCATGTACGCGCAGCCAGCCCTGTGACGGCGCGGCTACAAGATCTGCTGACGCCCCTGACGAGGCGCTGTGCAGGCAACTGTCACTGGAATCGGGCCACTCTCACCACGCTCGCCGGGGCCGGGCTGCGCGTCATCTCCAGGCGCGATGAAGGGGGCGGTCTCATGCCGCTGGTCATCGTCCGGGCGGTCAAGGAGTGA
- a CDS encoding WD40 repeat domain-containing serine/threonine-protein kinase, translated as MNNDDATPIYCDRCGQANRSQARFCFHCGQPLPERPLSTMPGIERETASDVSASTGKLPLNHLLRQRYRIVALLGKGGMGAVYRAQDTQFGDRPVAIKEMSQSGLSPEEITEAAVAFKQEALLLANLMHPNLPRIYDHFSEEGQWYLVMDFIEGESLEQYLLRWQREHPNGPPGLPIAEVLDIGIQLSSVLGYLHSRQPPIIFRDLKPSNVMRTTEGHLYLIDFGIARHFKPGQVRDTRAFASWGYAAPEQYGKAQTTPRSDVYSLGATLHHLLTGQNPTQSPFRFTALHSYTQPLEYELEKLIMLMVSLDEQQRPASMAAIKQELQRIAALQTSGQLINQSQTLPSQTAASSETPVLAPPATPAGSGAPPEVISTRTPLPTPAPGASSITPRLEVSPSTPTPGRRLYTYSGHSERVFALAWSPDGRRLVSGGYDHTLQVWDATTGREIFAYRGHQEPVRTAAWSPDGNHIASGSNDHTAHVWEAASGRRVTAFRGHQDSVISLSWSPNGDLIVSASLSKQALVWEAMTGKRVATLRGHTSLVSAVAWSPDGTRIASGSLDKTVRIYDASSWEVIFVYQGHSDSVTTLVWSPDSTRLASAGEDKTVQVWDATNGHHILTYTNHSDEVTALAWSPDGTRLASASEDKTVQVWDATSGDHLLTYSEHPEDVNAVAWSPDSTRLASAGDDGQIHVWQVA; from the coding sequence ATGAACAACGACGATGCTACTCCCATCTATTGCGACCGCTGCGGCCAGGCAAATCGCTCACAGGCTCGCTTCTGCTTCCACTGCGGGCAGCCCTTGCCAGAGCGCCCTCTCTCGACGATGCCCGGGATCGAGAGGGAAACCGCGTCTGACGTGAGCGCCAGCACCGGCAAGCTCCCGCTCAATCATCTGCTGCGGCAGCGCTACCGCATCGTGGCCCTGCTCGGCAAGGGCGGTATGGGAGCCGTCTATCGCGCTCAGGATACGCAGTTTGGCGACCGCCCGGTGGCGATCAAGGAGATGAGCCAGAGTGGTCTAAGCCCGGAAGAGATCACTGAAGCAGCGGTGGCCTTCAAGCAGGAGGCGCTGCTCCTGGCGAACCTGATGCACCCTAATCTGCCGCGCATCTACGACCATTTCTCGGAAGAGGGACAATGGTACCTGGTGATGGATTTCATCGAAGGCGAGTCTCTGGAGCAGTATTTGCTGCGCTGGCAGCGGGAGCATCCAAATGGCCCACCCGGCCTGCCGATCGCTGAGGTGCTGGATATCGGTATTCAGCTCAGCTCGGTGCTCGGCTATCTCCATAGCCGCCAGCCGCCGATCATTTTCCGCGATCTGAAGCCGAGCAATGTGATGCGCACCACCGAGGGCCATCTCTACCTGATCGATTTTGGCATCGCTCGCCACTTTAAGCCAGGCCAGGTGCGCGATACCCGCGCCTTCGCCTCCTGGGGCTACGCCGCCCCCGAACAGTACGGCAAGGCGCAGACAACGCCGCGCTCCGATGTCTATAGCCTGGGCGCCACTTTGCATCACCTGCTGACCGGCCAGAATCCTACGCAGTCCCCTTTCCGCTTTACGGCACTGCACTCCTATACCCAGCCGCTGGAGTACGAGCTGGAGAAGCTGATTATGCTGATGGTCAGCCTCGATGAGCAGCAGCGCCCGGCTTCGATGGCCGCTATTAAGCAGGAGCTGCAACGCATCGCCGCGCTTCAGACAAGCGGCCAGCTTATCAATCAGTCGCAGACGCTGCCCTCGCAGACGGCGGCCTCGTCGGAGACGCCCGTCCTCGCTCCACCGGCCACTCCTGCCGGATCAGGCGCACCACCCGAGGTGATCTCGACGCGGACGCCGCTACCGACGCCAGCACCTGGCGCATCCTCTATTACTCCACGCCTGGAGGTGTCGCCGTCAACCCCAACGCCTGGCCGGCGTCTCTATACCTACAGCGGCCACAGCGAGCGCGTCTTTGCCCTGGCCTGGTCACCCGACGGGCGCCGCCTGGTCTCTGGCGGCTACGATCACACCCTCCAGGTCTGGGACGCCACGACGGGACGGGAGATCTTCGCTTACCGCGGCCATCAAGAGCCGGTACGCACCGCCGCCTGGTCGCCCGATGGGAACCATATCGCCTCGGGAAGCAACGATCATACAGCCCATGTCTGGGAGGCCGCCAGCGGACGCCGTGTGACAGCCTTCCGCGGCCATCAGGATTCGGTGATCTCGCTGAGCTGGTCCCCCAATGGAGACCTGATCGTCTCCGCCAGCCTGAGCAAGCAGGCCCTTGTGTGGGAGGCCATGACGGGTAAGCGCGTGGCGACATTGCGCGGCCATACAAGCCTGGTGAGCGCCGTGGCCTGGTCACCCGATGGAACGCGCATCGCCTCTGGCAGCCTGGATAAGACAGTGCGCATCTACGACGCCAGCTCCTGGGAGGTCATCTTCGTCTATCAAGGCCACTCCGACAGCGTCACGACCCTGGTCTGGTCACCCGACAGCACGCGCCTGGCCTCCGCCGGCGAAGATAAGACCGTCCAGGTCTGGGACGCCACCAACGGGCATCATATTTTAACATATACCAATCATAGCGATGAGGTGACAGCCCTGGCCTGGTCGCCCGATGGAACGCGCCTGGCCTCCGCCAGCGAAGATAAGACCGTCCAGGTCTGGGATGCCACGAGTGGCGACCACCTCCTGACCTACAGCGAGCACCCCGAGGACGTCAACGCCGTAGCCTGGTCGCCCGACAGCACACGCCTGGCCTCCGCCGGCGACGATGGCCAGATCCACGTCTGGCAGGTAGCCTGA
- a CDS encoding DNA methyltransferase, with protein sequence MEAQPKKLIISGQRTCHCDPSHLNCLTPKEWIKCQLGVWQFSYEKRDIRDKQKHPAAFPIALARRCIELFTHCGELVLDPFMGSGTTLIAARDVGRNAVGFDIHPDYVALAEERLSRELRPGDPRVVQTRQLALQDDARNIPLYLDPESVACIVTSPPYANLLNRARLNKSRRGQARKNDQYHRVEQYSQLPEDLGTLELEAYAQAMREIFAGLRPLLKKRAHCVVNVTDMWWENQRITIHLAVIEALRLAGYELRNIIIWDRTNIVNRVGIFGWPSNYITMGTTFEYLLDFWKPE encoded by the coding sequence ATGGAAGCCCAACCGAAGAAACTCATAATTAGTGGCCAACGTACCTGCCACTGTGATCCCTCCCATCTTAACTGCCTGACGCCCAAAGAATGGATCAAATGCCAGTTGGGCGTCTGGCAGTTCTCCTACGAGAAACGCGATATTCGCGACAAGCAGAAGCATCCGGCGGCCTTCCCTATTGCCCTGGCGCGGCGCTGCATTGAACTCTTCACACACTGTGGGGAGCTGGTGCTTGATCCCTTTATGGGCAGCGGGACCACGCTCATTGCGGCCCGTGATGTTGGGCGCAACGCCGTCGGCTTCGACATCCATCCTGACTATGTTGCCCTGGCGGAGGAGCGGCTCAGCCGTGAGTTGCGGCCTGGCGATCCGCGGGTGGTCCAGACTCGTCAGCTGGCCCTTCAGGATGACGCGCGCAACATCCCCTTGTACCTGGACCCCGAGAGTGTTGCCTGTATTGTCACCTCGCCCCCCTATGCTAACCTGCTCAATCGGGCGCGCCTCAACAAAAGCCGGCGCGGTCAGGCGCGGAAGAACGATCAATACCACCGCGTTGAGCAGTACAGCCAGCTGCCTGAAGACCTGGGGACGCTCGAGCTAGAGGCTTATGCCCAGGCCATGCGCGAGATCTTCGCCGGGCTACGGCCCTTGCTCAAGAAGCGTGCTCATTGTGTGGTCAACGTCACCGACATGTGGTGGGAGAATCAGCGTATCACCATTCACCTGGCCGTGATCGAGGCGCTGCGCCTGGCTGGCTATGAGCTGCGCAACATCATCATCTGGGACCGTACCAATATTGTCAATCGTGTAGGGATCTTCGGCTGGCCCAGCAATTATATCACTATGGGCACCACCTTCGAGTACCTGCTTGACTTCTGGAAACCCGAGTGA
- a CDS encoding class I SAM-dependent methyltransferase: MAYCVGEYYERAEDYDLEYQSQSEQDVPFWHELIKEYRSRHVLELACGSGRLGLPLARSFPELLIEGLDSSPQMLAAYRRKLGGEPLEVQRRVILHEGDMRDYHLPACGDFDLIFLPFNSAGHLYTIEEQLATFRCTYDHLAPGGRFVVDVLLPNLDYLSAALNRPTQLYLEDEISDPADESTLLIYSSRRYDPCEQLEHMVWIHERFSEQGENERYLTQLDLHMYFPRELQLLLLASGFAVETIYGDYERRPFGNGTRQIIVGRKRT; this comes from the coding sequence ATGGCCTATTGTGTTGGTGAGTATTACGAGCGAGCTGAGGATTACGATCTGGAATATCAAAGCCAGAGCGAACAGGATGTTCCCTTCTGGCACGAACTTATCAAGGAATATCGATCCAGGCATGTGCTAGAGCTGGCCTGCGGCAGCGGGCGTCTTGGCCTGCCCCTGGCGCGCAGCTTTCCCGAACTGCTCATTGAGGGCCTGGATAGCTCGCCCCAGATGCTCGCCGCCTACCGGCGCAAGCTCGGAGGCGAGCCACTGGAGGTGCAGCGCCGCGTCATCCTCCATGAAGGGGACATGCGCGACTATCACTTGCCCGCCTGCGGCGACTTTGACCTGATCTTTCTGCCCTTCAACTCGGCTGGCCATCTCTATACCATTGAAGAGCAGCTGGCCACCTTTCGCTGCACCTATGATCACCTGGCGCCTGGCGGGCGCTTCGTTGTTGATGTGCTGCTCCCCAACCTTGACTATCTCAGCGCGGCTCTCAATCGTCCCACCCAGCTCTATCTGGAAGACGAAATCAGCGATCCCGCCGACGAGAGCACCCTGCTCATCTACAGCAGCCGTCGCTACGATCCCTGTGAGCAGCTTGAGCACATGGTCTGGATTCACGAACGCTTTTCCGAGCAAGGAGAGAACGAGCGCTATCTGACGCAGCTTGATCTTCACATGTACTTTCCGCGTGAGCTACAGCTGCTCTTGCTGGCCAGTGGTTTCGCGGTCGAGACCATCTATGGTGATTACGAGCGGCGGCCTTTTGGTAATGGTACCAGGCAGATTATTGTTGGGCGCAAAAGAACGTAG
- a CDS encoding alpha/beta fold hydrolase: MKIRGKIVATGLIASGVLGTVAVVNKITEALAGELSPGLAGEGRRYPWKYGDVFYTIQGPREAKPVVLVHGLGPGASSYEWRRNLEVLAQDFRVYALDLLGFGLSDRPAIAYEPQIFSDLISDFLREAVRAPALVAARGLSGAYAIADAYRHPGSYERLVLVSPPATMLEEPSLSPLRAALRLGLRLPLVGQFAYNVVTTRRAIRNYYEERAYYDPSLISDELIEYAYISAHQPDARFPVADLLAGNLHADVSEPLARLTVPVMALWGQNGAGTSAAFKRVNPQIETHVLERCGEHLQEEQPETFHSLLRSFVGSAV; this comes from the coding sequence ATGAAAATCAGAGGGAAAATTGTGGCGACCGGCCTCATTGCCAGTGGTGTTCTGGGGACGGTGGCAGTGGTCAATAAGATTACTGAAGCGCTGGCCGGCGAACTCAGCCCCGGCCTTGCCGGCGAGGGGCGCCGCTATCCCTGGAAATACGGTGACGTCTTTTACACCATACAGGGACCGCGCGAGGCGAAGCCTGTGGTTCTCGTCCACGGCCTCGGGCCCGGTGCCTCGTCCTACGAGTGGCGGCGTAACCTTGAGGTCCTGGCGCAAGATTTTCGCGTCTATGCCCTGGATCTGCTCGGCTTCGGCCTCTCCGATCGCCCGGCCATTGCCTACGAACCGCAGATTTTCAGCGACCTGATCAGCGATTTCCTGCGTGAGGCGGTGCGTGCTCCGGCCCTCGTTGCGGCACGTGGACTGAGCGGGGCCTATGCTATCGCCGATGCCTACCGCCATCCGGGCAGCTACGAGCGGCTGGTTCTGGTTTCGCCCCCGGCGACCATGCTCGAAGAGCCTTCCCTGAGTCCGCTTCGGGCAGCCCTGCGCCTCGGCCTGCGTCTGCCCCTCGTCGGTCAGTTCGCCTACAATGTAGTAACAACCCGGCGCGCCATCCGCAACTACTATGAAGAGCGCGCCTACTACGATCCCTCTCTCATCAGCGACGAGCTGATCGAATATGCCTATATCAGCGCTCATCAGCCCGATGCACGCTTCCCCGTGGCCGACCTCCTGGCCGGCAACCTGCACGCCGATGTCAGTGAGCCACTCGCGCGTCTGACTGTGCCTGTGATGGCGCTCTGGGGCCAGAACGGGGCGGGCACCAGCGCGGCCTTCAAGCGAGTCAATCCCCAGATTGAAACGCACGTGCTTGAACGCTGCGGTGAGCATCTGCAGGAGGAGCAGCCGGAGACCTTCCATTCGCTGCTGCGCTCCTTTGTCGGCAGCGCCGTCTAA
- a CDS encoding tetratricopeptide repeat protein, translating to MINHHDMRQDAEWAAAQLERGHILAKLSAGDRQQQLREAIACYEAALQVYTREEHPREWASAQKGLGDALAQLSAGEREANLRRAKSCYEAALQVYTREAYPREWAQLQHNLGTVYSQLPGRERGEQLRRAIACYEAALQIYTHVTHPYEWATVQQKRGNAYLQLPGQPRRLTIESAIMCYQAAKRVFTREAYPWEWARLQNNLGIAYAELASVGQQEERRPFLDRALICLQAALEMRTPETAPLDWAATQLNLGNVYRSLPGRKRQEYLARAIDCYRAALRVYSRASHPVEWALVQSNLGNAYADCVGPARCAFLHKAIAAYRAALQVYRREAFPYEWARVQHNLGVALQQLADQQAGLLHQALRCYQAALQVYRRESHPEEWAQLQRALGDAWSSLREGSHYRHLQQAIACYTAALEVYRPESAPTLWAATLQALGRAYRRLPARGQRRQGALRQALACYDQALQVYRREAFPFEWAQLQFERGKAYSQLGRDPRSRSGYLEQARNCYRAALRVFYRLRMDRQAAAVDLALSRLQQAQALQFRPHQPHRRS from the coding sequence ATGATCAACCATCATGATATGCGACAAGATGCCGAGTGGGCAGCGGCGCAGCTTGAGCGTGGTCATATCCTTGCGAAGCTGTCCGCTGGAGATCGGCAACAACAACTGAGAGAAGCCATTGCCTGCTATGAGGCGGCGCTGCAGGTCTACACGCGGGAGGAGCATCCGCGCGAGTGGGCCTCTGCTCAGAAGGGGCTAGGGGATGCTCTGGCCCAGCTGTCCGCTGGTGAGCGTGAAGCGAATTTGAGACGGGCCAAGAGCTGCTACGAGGCGGCGCTGCAGGTCTACACGCGGGAGGCCTACCCACGCGAGTGGGCGCAGCTCCAGCACAACCTGGGCACTGTCTACAGCCAGCTGCCAGGCAGAGAGCGCGGAGAGCAGCTGAGGCGGGCCATTGCCTGCTACGAGGCCGCCCTGCAAATATATACCCATGTCACCCATCCCTACGAATGGGCGACCGTGCAACAGAAGCGCGGCAACGCCTATCTACAGCTGCCTGGTCAGCCACGTCGCCTCACTATTGAGAGCGCCATCATGTGCTACCAGGCGGCCAAGCGAGTCTTTACTCGCGAGGCCTATCCGTGGGAGTGGGCGCGGCTCCAGAACAATCTTGGCATTGCCTATGCTGAACTGGCCAGCGTCGGCCAGCAAGAGGAGCGGCGTCCTTTTCTGGATCGGGCCTTGATTTGCCTGCAGGCTGCGCTGGAGATGCGCACACCCGAGACTGCGCCGCTGGACTGGGCGGCGACGCAGCTCAACCTGGGCAATGTCTACCGCAGTCTGCCCGGGCGCAAGCGTCAGGAATATCTGGCGCGGGCCATCGACTGCTACCGGGCCGCCCTGCGTGTCTATAGCCGGGCCAGCCATCCCGTCGAGTGGGCACTGGTGCAGAGCAATCTCGGCAACGCCTATGCTGATTGTGTGGGGCCGGCCCGCTGCGCCTTCTTACACAAGGCCATTGCGGCCTATCGGGCGGCGCTACAGGTCTACAGACGGGAGGCTTTCCCGTACGAATGGGCCAGAGTCCAGCACAATCTGGGCGTGGCTCTGCAGCAGTTGGCGGACCAGCAGGCGGGCCTGCTCCACCAGGCGCTGCGCTGTTATCAGGCAGCGCTGCAGGTCTACAGGCGCGAAAGCCATCCCGAGGAATGGGCCCAGCTTCAGCGCGCCCTGGGAGACGCCTGGAGCAGCCTGCGTGAAGGTAGTCATTACCGTCATCTGCAGCAGGCTATAGCCTGCTATACAGCGGCCCTGGAGGTCTACCGGCCTGAGAGCGCGCCGACCCTCTGGGCGGCTACTCTCCAGGCCCTGGGTCGGGCCTACCGCCGTCTGCCGGCTCGAGGCCAACGGCGTCAGGGGGCACTGCGCCAGGCGCTGGCCTGCTACGATCAGGCCCTGCAGGTCTACAGGCGCGAAGCCTTCCCCTTTGAGTGGGCCCAGCTACAATTTGAACGCGGCAAAGCCTACAGCCAGTTGGGGCGTGATCCTCGCAGCAGAAGTGGCTACCTGGAGCAGGCGCGCAACTGCTACCGGGCCGCTCTGCGCGTTTTCTACCGCCTGCGGATGGATCGTCAGGCTGCAGCGGTGGACCTGGCCCTCAGTCGCCTCCAGCAGGCTCAGGCCCTGCAGTTCCGCCCCCATCAGCCGCATCGTCGCTCATGA